From Nitrospira sp., a single genomic window includes:
- the ispG gene encoding flavodoxin-dependent (E)-4-hydroxy-3-methylbut-2-enyl-diphosphate synthase, giving the protein MHIARRKTRQISVGTVKVGGDAPVSVQSMCSTDTRDVTATVAEIHRLEAAGCEIIRVAVPDEEAAAVLPQIKAAMTVPLIADIHFDHRLALKAAAVVDCVRINPGNIGAWWKVEEVIKAVNDHGIPIRVGVNGGSLERSLLEKYGWPSPEALSESALNAVHALEDVGFTNMKVSLKASDVKHAIDAYWLFAMQSDYPLHIGITEAGTAMTGAVKSSIGLGYLLSQGIGDTLRVSLAADPVEEVKVGFEILKSLELRHRGINVIACPTCGRVEIDVVRMANELEKKLGHIKTPLNVSVLGCVVNGIGEGKEADIGIAGGEGKGILFKKGKLVRKVPMEELMDTLIEEVEQLAKEKEAEGNGAPTASSTENGWEPLIPQSDHLSTLGKEIPVLPRR; this is encoded by the coding sequence ATGCATATCGCCAGGCGAAAAACTCGACAGATTTCGGTCGGCACGGTGAAGGTCGGAGGCGATGCTCCTGTGTCTGTGCAATCCATGTGTTCGACAGACACGCGCGATGTGACTGCAACGGTCGCAGAGATTCACCGGCTTGAAGCCGCCGGCTGTGAAATTATCCGTGTGGCTGTGCCGGACGAGGAAGCTGCCGCGGTCCTGCCTCAGATCAAAGCAGCGATGACGGTGCCCTTGATCGCGGACATTCACTTCGATCACCGCCTTGCCTTGAAAGCTGCCGCAGTCGTTGATTGCGTCCGCATCAATCCCGGCAACATCGGCGCCTGGTGGAAGGTTGAAGAAGTCATCAAAGCGGTCAATGATCATGGCATTCCGATTCGAGTTGGTGTCAACGGAGGCTCGCTCGAACGGTCGTTGTTGGAAAAATACGGATGGCCTTCGCCTGAAGCGCTTTCCGAATCGGCGCTCAACGCGGTGCATGCGCTGGAAGACGTCGGCTTTACCAATATGAAGGTGTCGCTCAAGGCCTCCGACGTCAAGCACGCTATCGATGCCTACTGGCTCTTTGCGATGCAGTCCGATTATCCTCTGCACATCGGCATTACAGAAGCCGGCACGGCCATGACTGGCGCTGTGAAATCATCGATCGGGCTTGGTTACCTGTTGTCCCAAGGCATCGGCGATACACTTCGGGTCTCGCTCGCTGCTGATCCGGTGGAAGAAGTCAAGGTTGGTTTCGAAATTCTGAAGTCTTTGGAGCTTCGGCATCGTGGGATCAATGTGATCGCCTGTCCGACGTGCGGACGCGTGGAGATTGACGTCGTGCGCATGGCGAACGAGCTGGAAAAGAAACTTGGCCACATTAAGACCCCGTTGAACGTGTCGGTGCTCGGCTGTGTTGTGAATGGCATTGGAGAGGGTAAAGAAGCCGACATCGGGATCGCCGGCGGTGAGGGCAAAGGTATTTTGTTTAAGAAGGGTAAGCTTGTTCGCAAGGTTCCCATGGAAGAATTAATGGATACCCTCATTGAGGAAGTGGAGCAGCTTGCTAAGGAAAAAGAGGCGGAAGGGAACGGTGCACCTACCGCGTCTTCGACGGAAAACGGTTGGGAACCCCTTATTCCTCAGTCGGATCATCTCTCAACGCTTGGAAAAGAAATACCGGTCTTGCCTCGCAGGTAA